Proteins co-encoded in one Fusarium fujikuroi IMI 58289 draft genome, chromosome FFUJ_chr06 genomic window:
- a CDS encoding related to GIT1-Glycerophosphoinositol transporter also able to mediate low-affinity phosphate trans translates to MSALEITPATAGHDLDDTKKARVEDIQDVEIGDVRKPDLYSKVSVYLTMVFSGLALGSDGYNAAVIGNLELLFATLYPEALTSTMRSRLSNAFLIGMIVGMIGFGVVVDQLGRKTGAVMTTLILLLGIALSAGASGLTTTGLMWMLVIARGIAGVGAGGEYPVSGAGAMEASDEDGQFRKSRGFMFAMVADLSAGLGYTFGALVPLLLLLCVHQRTDRYETVWRVALALGAVPPLSIFWFRLRMRVSTAYRNSALRKQRTPYVLIFKKYWRRIIGAALSWFLYNWISIPFGIFSSVIISRVNASNSLVQNLGWGALINSFYLPGPFIGGYLSDKIGRRKTMALGYTLQAVLGFVLGGANEQIQKVFPLFVVLYGIFLTLGEVGPGSTVVIVATEPFPTSVRGHALGFISAWSKAGAAIGTQVFTAILSSYTDTVKGNQVVFLIGSAFAVLGVLNAWFVVQDGQKHLEKEDQIWKNYLEENGWDASWGDHQTQDPIGTLKDELKSTS, encoded by the exons ATGTCGGCTCTTGAGATCACACCCGCAACGGCGGGTCATGACCTTGACGACACAAAGAAGGCCAGGGTAGAAGACATCCAAGATGTCGAAATCGGAGATGTCAGGAAGCCAGATCTGTACAGCAAGGTATCGGTGTATCTGACCATGGTCTTCTCCGGTCTTGCCCTGGGATCAGATGGCTA CAATGCTGCCGTGATCGGCAATCTCGAGCTCCTCTTCGCAACCCTCTACCCCGAAGCCCTAACATCAACAATGCGATCCCGCCTCTCCAACGCCTTTCTTATCGGCATGATTGTCGGTATGATAGGTTTTGGCGTGGTAGTAGACCAACTGGGTCGCAAAACCGGCGCTGTCATGACAACGCTTATACTCCTTCTCGGTATCGCCTTGAGCGCTGGCGCAAGCGGGTTGACCACAACCGGGCTGATGTGGATGCTCGTCATCGCCCGTGGAATAGCTGGCGTCGGTGCTGGAGGAGAATACCCCGTGTCAGGCGCTGGTGCAATGGAAGCctctgatgaagatggccagTTTCGCAAATCGAGAGGGTTCATGTTTGCCATGGTAGCTGATCTCTCTGCTGGGCTGGGATATACTTTCGGTGCGCTCGTTCCATTGCTGTTATTGCTTTGTGTACATCAGAGAACGGATCGATATGAGACTGTCTGGAGAGTTGCACTTGCGCTGGGCGCTGTCCCGCCACTGTCTATCTTTTGGTTCcgattgaggatgagggtaTCCACCGCGTACCGAAACTCAGCTCTTCGGAAACAAAGGACGCCGTATGTCCTTATCTTCAAGAAGTACTGGAGACGTATCATTGGCGCGGCTTTGAGCTGGTTCCTGTATAACTGGATCTCGATTCCCTTTGGCATCTTCAGCTCTGTTATCATCTCAAGAGTAAATGCTTCGAACTCGCTTGTCCAGAACCTCGGCTGGGGAGCGTTGATTAATAGTTTCTACCTCCCGGGTCCTTTCATTGGAGGATACCTGTCTGATAAgattggaagaagaaagactaTGGCTTTGGGCTATACTCTTCAGGCTGTTCTCGGCTTCGTGCTTGGTGGTGCGAATGAGCAGATTCAGAAAGTGTTCCCGCTATTCGTGGTCCTATATGGCATCTTCCTCACTCTAGGTGAAGTTGGCCCTGGAAG TACTGTTGTCATTGTGGCGACTGAGCCATTCCCAACTTCTGTTCGAGGACATGCCCTCGGTTTCATCTCCGCATGGTCAAAAGCTGGTGCTGCCATCGGTACTCAG GTTTTCACTGCCATCCTCAGCTCATACACCGATACCGTCAAGGGTAATCAGGTGGTCTTCTTGATTGGCTCAGCTTTCGCAGTTCTGGGTGTACTTAATGCATGGTTCGTTGTTCAAGATGGCCAGAAGCATCTAGAAAAAGAGGATCAGATCTGGAAGAATTATCTCGAAGAGAATGGATGGGATGCCAGCTGGGGTGACCATCAGACACAAGATCCTATTGGAACATTGAAGGATGAGCTCAAGTCAACATCCTGA
- a CDS encoding related to cocaine esterase, which produces MQLPAIDIIYHEPITLSDGTVLSAMIWLPRNAKSHPVPAILEYLPYRKRDMTVVRDAMNHPYVAAHGYACVRVDMRGTGDSQGILRGEYLPQEQDDALEILNWIAAQDWCTGSIGMIGISWGGFNGLQVAARRPPELKAVISICSTDMRYDDDIHYMGGCILTENLTWAASMFSINSSPPDPAIVGDQWRDLWLKRLESGGLFAEEWHQHQRRDDFWKHASIGEDYSSIQCPVYLVGGWMDPYTNTIFRMLENLKVPRKGLVGPWGHKYPNFGYPGPQIGFLQESIRWWDKWLKGSETGIMHEPMLRCYLQDPTPPAPYMEHRPGRWVAEDDWSDSKSSLLRLSLSPGQLTTGNPSSDEKLEICSPQTVGFAGGRWLVFGVEGEGPGDQRLEAGGSLVFDSPVLCEPMDFLGAPVLKVRVASDKASALVAATLSEVLPSGAVTKFSHGVLNLTHRHGHEDVRPLEPGKFYDITLKLNHFGQRIGVGSRLRVALSSTYFPLVWPSPEVTNLTIDCAHSTLDLPKRDDNPQDSYLKPFKPAVNGSLSQTELRPAKHRNYVTNDWDSGETALCVDWDDGMWEVNETGWKYGWWTGLKSSVKPDDPLSAEVEQRFQRDFERDDTVIKTKGWTKMKMTKTDMTITARLDAYENGKAVFGKDFSFTIPRDNV; this is translated from the coding sequence ATGCAGCTTCCGGCAATTGACATCATCTATCATGAGCCCATCACCTTGAGTGATGGGACCGTCTTGTCAGCCATGATATGGCTACCCAGAAACGCTAAATCGCACCCCGTCCCAGCAATTCTCGAATACTTGCCATACCGAAAGCGAGACATGACTGTCGTGCGTGATGCCATGAATCATCCATACGTTGCAGCCCATGGCTATGCCTGTGTCCGCGTAGACATGCGAGGAACTGGTGATTCTCAAGGTATTCTAAGAGGCGAATACCTAccacaagaacaagatgatGCTTTGGAGATTCTGAACTGGATCGCTGCGCAAGACTGGTGTACAGGATCGATAGGCATGATCGGTATCTCGTGGGGCGGCTTCAATGGATTGCAAGTTGCGGCTCGTCGACCACCCGAGCTCAAGGCTGTTATTTCTATCTGTTCGACTGATATGCGCTATGACGACGACATTCATTACATGGGCGGCTGTATCTTGACCGAAAATCTCACCTGGGCTGCTTCTATGTTTTCAATCAACTCGTCGCCTCCCGATCCTGCAATAGTTGGTGATCAGTGGCGAGACCTCTGGCTAAAGCGACTTGAATCAGGCGGACTTTTCGCCGAAGAGTGGCACCAGCATCAGAGGCGCGACGATTTCTGGAAACATGCGTCTATCGGAGAAGATTACAGCTCCATCCAATGTCCTGTTTATCTCGTGGGCGGATGGATGGACCCttacaccaacaccatcttcagaATGTTGGAGAACCTGAAAGTTCCGAGGAAAGGTCTTGTTGGTCCTTGGGGACATAAGTACCCTAACTTTGGATATCCCGGCCCTCAAATTGGGTTTCTGCAAGAGTCTATTCGGTGGTGGGATAAGTGGTTGAAAGGAAGCGAGACGGGAATCATGCATGAGCCTATGCTTCGATGCTATCTTCAAGATCCGACCCCTCCTGCACCGTATATGGAGCATCGTCCTGGGCGCTGGGTTGCTGAGGATGATTGGTCCGATTCCAAGTCTTCCTTGCTGCGTTTGAGTCTCTCGCCTGGCCAGTTGACAACCGGCAATCCAAGCAGCGATGAAAAGCTTGAGATCTGCTCTCCTCAAACAGTGGGATTTGCAGGTGGCAGATGGTTAGTCTTCGGCGTCGAAGGTGAAGGGCCTGGTGATCAGCGTCTTGAAGCTGGAGGAAGTCTCGTATTTGATTCACCAGTTTTATGTGAACCTATGGACTTTCTCGGAGCCCCCGTCTTGAAGGTGCGCGTTGCGAGTGATAAAGCAAGTGCTCTGGTAGCAGCGACCTTGTCGGAGGTACTACCCAGTGGCGCGGTAACCAAATTTTCCCATGGCGTTCTTAATCTGACGCATCGGCATGGCCATGAAGATGTGCGACCTCTAGAGCCTGGGAAGTTCTATGACATTACCCTCAAGTTGAATCACTTTGGACAGCGTATCGGCGTTGGAAGTCGACTCCGCGTTGCCTTGTCCTCGACGTACTTCCCCTTAGTCTGGCCATCACCTGAAGTCACAAACCTCACCATCGACTGTGCCCACAGCACTCTAGATCTCCCCAAGCGTGACGATAACCCTCAAGACTCGTATCTCAAACCTTTCAAACCAGCCGTCAACGGATCCCTCTCACAAACTGAGCTTCGACCTGCGAAACACAGAAACTACGTCACCAACGATTGGGACTCTGGCGAAACAGCTCTTTGCGTTGACTGGGACGATGGTATGTGGGAAGTCAATGAAACAGGTTGGAAGTATGGATGGTGGACAGGCTTGAAGTCGAGTGTGAAGCCAGACGATCCGTTGTCCGCGGAGGTTGAGCAGCGATTTCAGAGGGACTTTGAGAGGGATGATACTGTTATCAAGACGAAAGGctggacgaagatgaagatgacgaagactGATATGACTATTACCGCCCGTCTTGATGCATACGAGAATGGGAAGGCTGTCTTTGGaaaagacttttcttttacaATTCCTAGGGACAACGTCTAA
- a CDS encoding related to endo-1,4-beta-glucanase — MKSLSLILSALAVQVAVAQTPDKGKEQHPKLETYRCTKATGCKKQTNYIVADAGIHGIHQKNGAGCGDWGQKPNATACPDEASCAKNCILSGMDSNAYKNAGITTSGNKLRLQQLINNQLVSPRVYLLEENKKKYEMLHLTGTEFSFDVEMEKLPCGMNGALYLSEMPQDGGKSTSKNSKAGAYYGAGYCDAQCYVTPFINGVGNIKGQGVCCNELDIWEANSRATHIAPHPCNKPGLYGCTGDECSSSGICDKAGCGWNHNRINVTDFYGRGKKYKVDSTRKFTVTSQFVANKQGDLIELHRHYIQDNKIIESAVVNISGPPKINFINDKYCAATGANEYMRLGGTKQMGDAMSRGMVLAMSVWWSEGDFMAWLDQGVAGPCDATEGDPKNIVKVQPNPEVTFSNIRIGEIGSTSSVKAPAYPGPHRL; from the exons ATGAAGTCTCTCTCACTCATCCTCTCAGCCCTGGCCGTTCAGGTCGCCGTTGCTCAAACGCccgacaagggcaaggagcAACATCCCAAGCTCGAGACCTACCGCTGCACCAAGGCGACTGGCTGCAAGAAGCAAACCAACTACATCGTCGCCGACGCAGGTATTCACGGCATTCACCAGAAGAACGGCGCCGGCTGCGGTGACTGGGGTCAGAAGCCCAATGCCACAGCCTGTCCCGATGAAGCATCCTGCGCCAAGAACTGTATCCTCAGCGGCATGGACTCGAATGCTTACAAGAACGCTGGCATCACTACTTCTGGCAACAAGCTTCGTCTCCAGCAGCTTATCAACAACCAGCTTGTTTCTCCTCGAGTGTATCTGCTTGAGGAGAATAAGAAGAAGTATGAGATGCTTCATCTCACTGGTactgagttttctttcgaTGTTGAGATGGAAAAGCTTCCTTGTGGTATGAATGGTGCTTTGTACCTTTCTGAGATGCCCCAGGATGGTGGTAAGAGTACGAGCAAGAACAGCAAGGCTGGTGCATACTATGGTGCTGGATACTGTGATGCTCAGTGCTACGTCACTCCTTTCATCAACGGAGTC GGCAACATCAAGGGACAAGGTGTCTGCTGTAACGAGCTTGACATCTGGGAGGCCAACTCCCGGGCAACTCACATCGCTCCTCATCCCTGCAACAAGCCCGGCCTGTACGGCTGCACAGGCGATGAGTGCAGCAGCTCCGGCATCTGCGACAAGGCCGGCTGCGGTTGGAACCACAACCGCATCAACGTGACCGACTTCTACGGCCGCGGCAAGAAGTACAAGGTCGACAGCACCCGCAAGTTCACCGTGACATCACAGTTTGTCGCCAACAAGCAGGGCGACCTTATCGAGCTGCACCGCCACTACATCCAGGACAACAAGATCATCGAGTCCGCCGTCGTCAACATCTCCGGCCCTCCCAagatcaacttcatcaacgacaagTACTGCGCTGCCACCGGCGCCAACGAGTACATGCGCCTCGGCGGTACTAAGCAGATGGGCGATGCCATGTCCCGCGGTATGGTCCTCGCCATGAGCGTCTGGTGGAGCGAGGGTGATTTCATGGCCTGGTTGGATCAGGGCGTTGCTGGACCCTGTGACGCCACCGAGGGCGATCCCAAGAACATCGTCAAGGTGCAGCCCAACCCTGAAGTGACATTCAGCAACATCCGAATTGGAGAGATTGGATCTACTTCATCGGTCAAGGCTCCTGCGTATCCCGGTCCTCACCGCTTGTAA
- a CDS encoding related to cycloheximide-inducible protein CIP70 (cytochrome P450 family) has protein sequence MGISVILGLVLLVTGWFGWRRNTINNSLYGTIPCVGVQKDEWFAWTRAKLRSFSKTEEWMKEGYEKYSRHNQPFIIPSFRKGKVLILPPAQLKTIYNKRENELQAHDPASEALSFEWTVCDQEVYPSNYTVDVIRKWITKRFDEFAAELQEELCLAVDEQFGMSQEWREVKLWPAVQRIFTRGLNRVLVGFPLCRDAVFLETMRRFAIDMPFQGLFITLVPKILKPILAPLISWNSRRDTKAGIKYCAPIIQQYLDKNRDPLQEKPVNILQWIVEASAATGDPSQLNPHRIGHRMMILNFNLVQGGSIPFSTVLSDICNGEHAASTFSQLRDEAASVLASNKTWDRATISKLVLADSAIRESMRWSDFGLFALPRRVNSPGITLDNCIHVPPGVHIEVPMHSIHMDEDFYADAGSFKPFRFADGTSASRSAVTLDDSFLGFGYGKNACPGRFFGSHVMKVVLAYFVMNYDVEFGDKEPPMKTMWEYRIPRENTAIRIRRRLSH, from the exons ATGGGTATCTCCGTGATTCTGGGGCTCGTCTTGCTTGTCACAGGATGGTTCGGATGGCGAAGAAATACGATAAACAATAGTCTTTACGGCACAATACCATGCGTTGGTGTTCAAAAAGATGAATGGTTTGCATGGACCAGAGCAAAACTCCGTAGCTTCTCAAAAACAGAAGAGTGGATGAAGGAGGGATACGAGAAA TACTCAAGACACAATCAACCATTCATCATTCCTTCATTTCGAAAAGGCAAAGTTCTCATTCTTCCCCCCGCCCAACTAAAGACCATCTACAACAAACGTGAGAATGAGCTGCAAGCTCACGATCCAGCCTCAGAAGCTCTTTCTTTTGAATGGACCGTCTGCGATCAGGAGGTTTATCCAAGCAATTACACAGTCGATGTGATTCGCAAGTGGATTACCAAGAGATTCGACGAGTTTGCAGCTGAATTGCAGGAGGAACTATGTCTTGCCGTGGATGAACAGTTCGGCATGAGTCAAGAGTGGAGAGAGGTAAAGCTCTGGCCAGCTGTGCAGAGAATATTCACCCGAGGCCTGAACAGAGTTCTTGTGGGATTTCCACTAT GCAGAGACGCAGTGTTCCTTGAGACCATGCGCCGGTTTGCTATCGACATGCCATTTCAGGGTTTGTTCATAACCTTAGTTCCGAAAATCCTCAAGCCGATTCTGGCTCCCTTGATATCATGGAATTCCAGACGGGACACAAAGGCAGGCATCAAGTACTGTGCCCCAATTATACAGCAGTATCTGGACAAGAATCGGGATCCTTTGCAAGAAAAGCCG gtcaacatcctccaatGGATCGTAGAAGCCAGTGCCGCCACTGGCGACCCCTCTCAACTCAACCCTCACCGCATAGGTCATCGCATGATGATCCTTAATTTCAACCTCGTGCAAGGCGGGTCAATTCCATTTAGCACTGTTCTCAGCGACATTTGCAATGGTGAACACGCAGCCTCGACCTTCTCCCAACTCCGCGATGAGGCAGCATCAGTCTTGGCTTCTAACAAGACCTGGGATCGCGCAACCATCTCCAAGCTCGTCCTCGCCGACTCAGCAATTCGCGAGTCAATGCGCTGGTCCGACTTTGGCCTCTTTGCACTCCCCCGTCGTGTCAATTCCCCTGGTATAACTCTCGACAATTGTATTCACGTTCCGCCTGGTGTTCATATCGAAGTCCCGATGCATAGCATACATATGGACGAGGACTTTTACGCAGATGCAGGCTCCTTCAAGCCGTTTCGCTTTGCGGACGGAACTTCTGCGTCTCGTTCGGCTGTGACTCTTGACGATAGTTTTCTTGGCTTCGGTTATGGGAAGAACGCATGCCCGGGGCGATTCTTTGGCTCGCACGTCATGAAGGTCGTGTTGGCTTATTTCGTTATGAATTATGACGTGGAGTTTGGGGATAAGGAGCCTCCAATGAAGACCATGTGGGAATACAGAATACCAAGGGAGAACACTGCCATCAGGATTCGCAGGAGACTTAGTCATTGA